The following are from one region of the Qipengyuania flava genome:
- the ccoN gene encoding cytochrome-c oxidase, cbb3-type subunit I, translated as MHAEKALGRIGLWFGVMLLALAAIVAARDAGFAAHATIIAIVAFVMIWVSASGFDPSAKLGILAAPNAQSTYDDDVVRWATLATLFWGLAGFLAGLFIALQLAFPQLNFEPYLNFGRVRPLHTSAVIFAFGGNALLATSLYVVQRTCRARLALPGMARFVFWGYQLFIVLAATGYLLGVTQSKEYAEPEWYVDLWLTIVWVCYLIVFVATIVKRKEPHIYVANWFFLAFIITVAMLHVVNNLAVPVSFLGSRSYSAFAGVQDALTQWWYGHNAVGFFLTAGFLAMMYYFVPKQAERPVYSYRLSIIHFWSLIFLYIWAGPHHLHYTALPDWAQTLGMVFSVMLWMPSWGGMINGLMTLNGAWDKVRTDPIIRMMVMALAFYGMSTFEGPMMSIKAVNSLSHYTDWTIGHVHSGALGWNGMITFACVYYLAPRLWKRERLYSLRMINWHFWLATLGIVFYAASMWVAGITQGLMWREYGADGYLVNSFADTVAALHPMYLLRAFGGLLYLSGFLIMLFNVWQTLAGRVRDEAPMTETPHDEEADRPIPPTAVPAE; from the coding sequence ATGCATGCGGAGAAAGCCCTGGGCCGGATAGGCCTGTGGTTCGGAGTAATGCTCCTTGCCCTGGCGGCCATCGTGGCGGCGCGCGACGCGGGCTTTGCCGCGCACGCGACGATTATTGCCATTGTGGCGTTCGTGATGATCTGGGTTTCGGCCTCGGGCTTCGACCCGTCGGCCAAGCTCGGCATCCTCGCTGCGCCAAATGCGCAATCGACCTATGACGATGACGTGGTACGCTGGGCGACGCTGGCAACCCTGTTCTGGGGCCTAGCGGGCTTCCTTGCGGGCCTCTTCATCGCGCTCCAGCTGGCCTTCCCGCAGCTCAACTTCGAGCCCTATCTGAATTTCGGGCGCGTCAGGCCGCTGCACACGAGCGCGGTGATCTTCGCCTTTGGCGGCAACGCGCTGCTGGCCACGAGCCTCTATGTCGTCCAGCGCACGTGTCGCGCGCGCCTGGCGCTGCCCGGCATGGCCCGCTTCGTCTTCTGGGGATACCAGCTGTTCATCGTGCTGGCCGCGACCGGCTACCTGCTGGGGGTCACCCAGTCGAAGGAATACGCCGAGCCCGAATGGTACGTCGACCTGTGGCTGACGATCGTCTGGGTCTGCTACCTGATCGTCTTCGTCGCCACGATCGTGAAGCGCAAGGAACCCCACATCTACGTGGCGAACTGGTTCTTCCTCGCCTTCATCATCACCGTGGCCATGCTCCACGTGGTCAACAACCTCGCGGTGCCGGTCAGCTTCCTCGGCTCGCGCAGCTACAGCGCCTTTGCCGGCGTGCAGGATGCGCTGACCCAGTGGTGGTACGGCCATAACGCGGTCGGCTTCTTCCTGACCGCAGGCTTCCTCGCGATGATGTACTACTTCGTGCCCAAGCAGGCCGAACGCCCGGTCTATTCCTACCGCCTGTCGATCATCCACTTCTGGTCGCTGATCTTCCTCTACATCTGGGCAGGTCCGCACCACCTTCACTACACGGCGCTGCCCGACTGGGCGCAGACGCTGGGCATGGTGTTCTCGGTGATGCTGTGGATGCCCAGCTGGGGCGGCATGATCAACGGCCTGATGACGCTGAACGGCGCCTGGGACAAGGTCCGCACCGACCCGATCATCCGCATGATGGTGATGGCGCTCGCCTTCTACGGCATGAGCACCTTCGAAGGCCCGATGATGAGCATCAAGGCGGTGAACAGCCTGTCGCACTACACCGACTGGACCATTGGCCACGTCCATTCCGGCGCGCTGGGATGGAACGGGATGATCACCTTCGCCTGCGTTTATTACCTCGCGCCGCGCCTGTGGAAGCGTGAGCGGCTCTACAGCCTGCGCATGATCAACTGGCACTTCTGGCTCGCGACGCTGGGGATCGTCTTCTACGCCGCCAGCATGTGGGTGGCAGGCATCACCCAGGGCCTGATGTGGCGCGAATACGGTGCCGACGGCTACCTCGTGAACAGCTTTGCCGACACGGTCGCCGCGCTGCACCCCATGTACCTGCTGCGTGCCTTCGGCGGCCTGCTCTACCTCTCGGGCTTCCTGATCATGCTGTTCAACGTCTGGCAGACGCTGGCCGGCCGGGTGCGCGACGAAGCGCCGATGACCGAGACGCCGCATGACGAAGAGGCCGACCGCCCCATTCCTCCCACCGCCGTACCGGCCGAATAA
- a CDS encoding helix-turn-helix domain-containing protein gives MARLGADDRRDGLHLALLAETDGLCVEKDERASLGERGDRLVFIAKGSMKLVAHASDARDQIVAFQFAGDLVCVPARSAHAYSLVALEPCRIEAIGYEALIGICQGNAAVMGNLLSAARLSLARCREKSIGLGRKSAPERLASYLLSIAERIGRHTEDGVALDLPMSRRDIAESLGLTIETVSRQFTLLREEGLVETTGRSGVTLRDPAALAARAGFLEVGR, from the coding sequence ATGGCGCGGCTTGGCGCCGATGATCGGCGCGACGGCCTCCACCTGGCCCTATTGGCCGAAACCGACGGCCTTTGCGTGGAGAAAGACGAGCGCGCATCCTTGGGCGAGCGCGGCGACCGGCTTGTCTTCATCGCCAAGGGGTCAATGAAGCTCGTCGCCCATGCGTCGGATGCACGCGATCAGATCGTCGCCTTTCAGTTTGCGGGTGACCTGGTCTGCGTGCCCGCGCGTTCGGCCCACGCCTATTCGCTGGTGGCGCTTGAGCCGTGCCGGATCGAGGCCATCGGCTACGAGGCGCTCATCGGGATTTGCCAAGGCAACGCAGCGGTGATGGGCAACCTTCTGAGCGCGGCTCGCCTCTCGCTGGCGCGCTGCCGCGAGAAATCCATTGGCCTTGGGCGCAAGAGCGCGCCGGAACGCCTTGCCAGCTACCTCTTGTCGATTGCCGAGCGGATCGGCCGGCACACGGAGGACGGCGTCGCGCTCGACCTGCCCATGTCGCGGCGGGACATTGCCGAAAGCCTCGGCCTGACCATCGAAACGGTCAGCCGGCAGTTCACTCTGCTGCGCGAGGAAGGGCTGGTGGAGACCACGGGACGATCGGGCGTGACACTGCGCGATCCCGCCGCTCTCGCCGCCCGAGCGGGCTTTCTTGAAGTGGGTCGCTGA